Proteins encoded in a region of the Novibacillus thermophilus genome:
- the polA gene encoding DNA polymerase I, which produces MDKLYLIDGSSIAYRAFYALPLLTHSSGTPINAVYGFSLMLLKLLEEEKPTHLLVAFDASAKTFRHADYEEYKSTRMKTPDELSGQFPIIKDLLDAFSIPYYEVENYEADDIIGTLSRKAEEASLKTRIVTGDKDLLQLVSERVEALLTRKGITEMDVYTVDAIRDKYGLKPEQIVDLKGLMGDSSDNIPGIPGVGEKTALKLLQQFGSVENVLDNADSISGKKLQERVRDHADQARLSKKLATIFRDMSIDIALADLKYDGYDRERLAKFFKKWEFKTLQERIMGDDVTERTKAKDILVDTIAHASVLNEWIDSASAPVALYVEMEPGPYVNADVIGFGLSDGTRHAYVPFKTVKESRTFQSWLQDDARAKVGYDIKKAMVALKKYGIQVNGFVFDVMLASYLLNPTESDHALSEIAKQQLQYPLPHDDEVYGKGAKRKQLEGQELAEHLARKTEAMRLLHQRLDEQLETYGMKDLYYRLELPLAKILAGMEADGVKVDRGRLQALGKEFEERLQKLTEEIYSLAGTEFNINSPKQLGHILFDKLNLPVMKKTKTGYSTSADVLEKLEPQHEIVGKILLFRQIGKLQSTYVEGLLKMIQQETGKIHTIFQQTVAATGRLSSTDPNLQNIPIRLEEGRRIREVFVPSESGWKILAADYSQIELRVLAHFAQDETLLEAFRENMDIHTRTAMDVFGVDKDRVTPLMRRQAKAVNFGIVYGISDYGLSQNLNISRKEAATFIERYFRSFPGVKRYMDDIVKQAREHGYVTTLLHRRRYLPDINSKNFNRRSFAERTAMNTPIQGTAADIIKLAMVKLAERLSREGFKTRMLLQVHDELIFEVPPNEVEALKAVVTDVMENAVELSVPLKVDVSTGDTWYDAK; this is translated from the coding sequence ATGGACAAGTTATATTTAATTGACGGGAGCAGTATTGCGTATCGTGCGTTTTACGCCCTCCCACTTTTGACCCATTCGAGTGGAACACCGATTAACGCCGTATACGGTTTTTCCTTAATGTTACTCAAATTGCTCGAAGAAGAAAAGCCAACCCACTTGCTCGTCGCTTTTGATGCCAGTGCAAAGACGTTTCGCCACGCCGATTACGAGGAATACAAAAGCACGCGCATGAAAACTCCAGACGAACTGTCAGGGCAATTTCCGATTATCAAAGATTTGTTGGATGCTTTTTCCATTCCTTACTACGAAGTGGAAAATTACGAAGCAGATGACATTATCGGGACGCTTTCGCGCAAAGCGGAAGAAGCATCTCTCAAAACGCGCATCGTCACCGGGGACAAGGACCTGCTGCAGCTCGTGTCGGAACGGGTGGAAGCCTTGTTGACGCGAAAAGGGATTACAGAAATGGACGTGTACACTGTGGACGCCATCCGTGACAAGTACGGTCTGAAGCCTGAACAGATTGTCGACCTAAAAGGGTTGATGGGCGACAGCTCGGACAACATTCCCGGCATACCCGGTGTCGGGGAGAAGACAGCGCTGAAGTTGCTTCAGCAATTCGGCTCCGTTGAAAATGTTCTCGACAATGCGGATTCCATCTCCGGGAAAAAACTGCAGGAAAGAGTGAGGGATCACGCCGACCAGGCCCGGTTGAGTAAAAAGCTGGCCACCATTTTCCGGGACATGTCTATAGACATTGCGCTCGCTGACTTAAAGTACGACGGCTATGATCGGGAAAGGCTGGCGAAGTTTTTCAAAAAGTGGGAGTTCAAGACGTTGCAAGAGCGCATTATGGGCGATGATGTGACAGAAAGGACAAAGGCGAAGGACATTCTCGTGGACACGATCGCGCATGCCAGTGTGCTCAATGAATGGATCGATTCGGCTTCCGCTCCCGTGGCCCTCTACGTGGAAATGGAGCCGGGACCGTACGTGAACGCCGATGTCATCGGGTTTGGCCTTTCCGATGGAACCCGTCACGCGTATGTCCCGTTTAAAACTGTGAAAGAGAGCCGCACCTTTCAAAGCTGGTTGCAGGACGACGCGAGGGCAAAAGTGGGCTACGATATCAAAAAAGCGATGGTCGCACTGAAAAAATACGGTATCCAAGTCAACGGGTTCGTGTTTGACGTGATGCTCGCCTCTTACTTGCTAAATCCGACCGAGTCGGATCACGCCTTAAGTGAAATCGCCAAACAGCAGTTGCAATACCCTTTACCCCACGACGATGAAGTGTACGGGAAAGGGGCGAAACGCAAACAGCTGGAAGGACAGGAGCTGGCTGAGCACCTCGCCCGCAAAACCGAAGCGATGCGCCTATTGCACCAGCGACTCGACGAACAGCTGGAAACGTACGGAATGAAAGACTTGTACTACCGTTTAGAGCTACCGTTAGCGAAAATTTTGGCCGGGATGGAAGCGGACGGCGTCAAAGTGGATCGAGGCCGGTTACAGGCTTTGGGAAAAGAATTTGAGGAAAGGCTTCAGAAGTTGACAGAAGAGATATACTCACTGGCCGGCACCGAGTTCAACATCAATTCTCCGAAACAGCTTGGTCACATCTTATTTGACAAACTCAATCTCCCGGTCATGAAAAAAACGAAGACGGGGTATTCCACGAGCGCGGACGTACTGGAGAAATTGGAACCGCAACACGAGATCGTGGGCAAAATTTTACTCTTCCGCCAAATCGGCAAGCTGCAGTCCACCTACGTGGAAGGCCTGTTAAAAATGATACAGCAAGAGACAGGCAAAATTCACACCATCTTTCAACAGACCGTTGCCGCAACAGGGCGGCTCAGCAGCACGGACCCGAATCTGCAAAACATCCCGATCCGGTTGGAGGAAGGGCGGCGCATCCGGGAGGTGTTCGTGCCGTCGGAAAGCGGTTGGAAAATATTGGCCGCTGACTATTCGCAAATTGAACTGAGGGTATTGGCGCACTTTGCCCAGGACGAAACGTTGCTGGAGGCGTTCCGCGAAAACATGGACATCCACACCCGTACAGCGATGGACGTGTTCGGTGTGGACAAGGACCGTGTAACGCCGCTGATGCGGCGTCAGGCAAAGGCGGTCAATTTCGGCATCGTGTACGGAATCAGCGACTACGGCCTATCGCAAAATCTGAATATCTCACGCAAAGAGGCGGCTACCTTTATTGAGCGGTACTTCCGAAGTTTCCCGGGCGTCAAACGGTACATGGACGACATTGTCAAACAGGCGCGGGAGCACGGCTACGTGACGACGCTGTTGCACAGGCGCCGCTATTTGCCGGACATCAACAGCAAAAACTTCAATCGCCGCAGTTTTGCCGAGCGGACGGCTATGAACACCCCAATTCAAGGGACAGCAGCCGACATTATCAAACTGGCCATGGTAAAACTAGCCGAACGCCTGTCCCGAGAAGGCTTTAAGACCCGCATGCTGTTGCAAGTGCACGACGAACTCATTTTCGAAGTACCGCCCAACGAGGTGGAAGCGTTAAAAGCGGTCGTAACCGACGTCATGGAAAACGCGGTGGAACTGTCTGTCCCCCTCAAAGTTGACGTCAGTACTGGGGACACGTGGTACGACGCGAAGTAA
- the coaE gene encoding dephospho-CoA kinase (Dephospho-CoA kinase (CoaE) performs the final step in coenzyme A biosynthesis.) produces the protein MDRFQELGASVVDADVVAREVVEPGTEGLRQIIAHFGRDFVQPDGTLDRAKLGQLIFRDEKERTKLNNILHPIINGRMRQQMAHFEKEKPDTPVIAEIPLLIENNLTRMFDRIIVVYVPEQVQVERLMKRNGLKEREAKERLKAQIPIEEKRQYADFIVDNSGDVENTRRQVDRIWGALRREMGQDEPSSNDLGH, from the coding sequence TTGGACAGGTTTCAAGAGCTCGGGGCTTCCGTCGTCGACGCCGACGTCGTGGCCCGGGAAGTGGTGGAGCCGGGCACTGAAGGCTTAAGACAGATCATCGCGCACTTCGGTCGGGATTTTGTGCAGCCCGACGGCACCCTCGACCGTGCAAAATTGGGTCAGCTCATTTTCCGAGACGAGAAAGAAAGAACAAAGCTGAACAACATACTGCATCCGATCATCAACGGGCGCATGCGGCAACAGATGGCGCACTTTGAAAAGGAAAAACCGGACACACCCGTTATCGCAGAGATCCCACTCTTAATCGAAAATAACCTCACACGCATGTTCGACCGGATCATCGTCGTGTACGTACCGGAACAAGTACAAGTGGAGCGTTTAATGAAACGAAACGGGCTGAAGGAAAGGGAAGCCAAGGAGCGATTGAAGGCCCAGATCCCTATAGAAGAAAAGAGGCAGTATGCCGATTTCATTGTGGACAACTCCGGGGACGTGGAGAATACGAGACGACAGGTGGATCGCATATGGGGAGCTTTACGCCGAGAAATGGGACAAGACGAACCATCTTCAAACGATCTTGGACATTAG
- a CDS encoding lytic transglycosylase domain-containing protein yields MAIIRVESNFNPEVSSHKGAFGLMQLMPDTARWMVDDGHFDSHFLDRLEEPAVNIHMGSWYIGQLLRQFDDNPVAAIAAYNAGPGRVAEWIEENEWDGDVRNLEDIPYGETRHYVQRVLYYYRKYKEVHPEIQSNTSSSVALTGEAFTNFSG; encoded by the coding sequence ATGGCGATTATTCGAGTGGAAAGTAATTTTAACCCAGAGGTGAGCTCACACAAAGGAGCTTTCGGCCTGATGCAGCTCATGCCTGACACCGCCCGGTGGATGGTGGACGACGGGCACTTCGATTCACACTTTTTAGATCGGTTGGAAGAACCGGCGGTCAACATTCATATGGGTAGCTGGTACATCGGCCAGTTGCTGCGCCAGTTCGACGACAATCCGGTTGCGGCCATCGCTGCCTACAACGCTGGCCCAGGGCGAGTGGCAGAGTGGATAGAGGAAAATGAATGGGACGGGGACGTGCGGAATCTTGAGGATATCCCGTACGGGGAAACGCGGCACTACGTTCAGCGCGTGTTGTATTACTACAGGAAATATAAAGAAGTACACCCCGAAATTCAGAGCAACACGTCCTCATCTGTTGCCCTCACGGGAGAAGCATTTACGAATTTCAGCGGATAA
- the gap gene encoding type I glyceraldehyde-3-phosphate dehydrogenase — MTVRVAINGFGRIGRAVFRRLVEQGEENVQLVGVNAAYPPETLAHLVKYDTVHGTFRYSVAAEDNALSVNGQRVLVVNEREPERLPWKRFGVDIVIEATGKFRHREEAERHLVAGAKKVIITAPGKAEDLTVVMGVNEHWYDGEKHHVVSNASCTTNCLAPLMKVLHDSFGVEHVMMTTVHSFTSDQKSLDNPHKDLRRARAASQAIVPTTTGAAEAVAKVIPELEGRLTGLALRVPTPNVSIVDAVVDLSRDAELEGIIEAYKEAGTTHMRGIVDVCDVPLVSVDFVGNPHSAIVDTGACSMLGNRKVKLLAWYDNEWGYSCRIVDLVHYMADQMEHRVSEPERQMVYSS; from the coding sequence ATGACAGTTCGCGTGGCCATTAACGGGTTTGGCCGGATTGGAAGGGCGGTTTTTCGTCGGTTAGTCGAACAGGGAGAGGAAAACGTACAACTTGTAGGGGTTAATGCTGCGTATCCGCCGGAGACACTGGCGCACTTAGTTAAGTACGACACTGTCCACGGAACGTTTCGTTACAGTGTAGCGGCTGAAGATAACGCGTTGTCCGTCAACGGGCAACGGGTTTTGGTTGTCAACGAACGAGAACCGGAACGCTTGCCTTGGAAACGTTTCGGGGTCGACATCGTCATTGAGGCGACAGGGAAATTTCGTCACCGGGAGGAAGCGGAGCGGCACCTTGTGGCGGGTGCAAAAAAAGTGATCATAACGGCTCCGGGGAAGGCGGAGGACCTCACAGTCGTCATGGGAGTGAACGAACACTGGTACGACGGTGAAAAACACCACGTCGTGTCGAACGCGTCTTGTACGACGAACTGTCTCGCCCCACTCATGAAGGTGCTTCACGATTCGTTTGGGGTTGAACACGTGATGATGACGACGGTTCACTCGTTTACGAGTGACCAAAAAAGCTTGGACAATCCGCATAAAGATTTGCGCCGGGCCCGCGCTGCTTCCCAAGCGATTGTCCCCACGACGACGGGCGCAGCGGAGGCAGTGGCAAAGGTCATACCTGAGTTAGAAGGGCGTCTGACGGGGTTGGCGTTAAGAGTACCGACACCAAACGTGTCCATCGTCGATGCGGTCGTCGACCTGTCCCGTGACGCGGAGCTTGAGGGCATCATCGAGGCTTACAAAGAGGCGGGAACGACCCACATGCGCGGCATTGTCGATGTGTGTGACGTCCCCCTCGTTTCAGTCGACTTTGTCGGGAACCCCCATTCCGCCATCGTGGATACAGGGGCGTGTTCCATGTTGGGTAACCGAAAAGTCAAGCTGTTGGCCTGGTACGACAATGAATGGGGGTATTCCTGCCGTATCGTCGATCTCGTCCACTACATGGCCGATCAAATGGAGCACCGCGTTTCTGAACCTGAACGTCAAATGGTGTATTCCTCATAA
- a CDS encoding Na/Pi cotransporter family protein: protein MEGISVQETLFLFLGGLGIFLFGIKYMGDGLEKAAGDRLRLILDRLTTNPVMGVIAGILTTVLIQSSSGTTVLVVGFVNAGLMTLRQAIGVIMGANIGTTVTAFIIGLKIEDYALPIIALGAVLLFFFKYEHIRNIGQIIFGFGMLFYGLQTMGTGLKPLKDLSLFQDLMVELGQNPILGVLVGTVFTVIVQSSSATIGVLQQLADDGGVALRTALPILFGDNIGTTITAVLASLGASLAARRAALSHVLFNVIGTIIFILALPLFYPLVTWLGEMTGADIRMQIAYAHGIFNFTNTLIQLPFIGVLAYIVTKVIRGEEEIIEYGAKNLDTRLLNNPSVALGQAAKELDRMAHLSFKALNNAADYFFHGKSRDSELVMQREEVINDLEKKISDYLTQISSSTFSAAESNRHTLLMQTINDIERVGDHATNVVELGNYKKRHKIVFSDEAFAELQEMYALTLDTFGMAIEALKQNDTELAQKVIQNEEKIDKMERKFRKSHIARLNNGHCTGNAGVAFLDFISNLERIGDHSMNIAQSVLGEY, encoded by the coding sequence ATGGAGGGCATATCCGTTCAAGAAACGCTCTTCCTCTTTTTGGGCGGGTTAGGCATTTTTCTGTTTGGGATCAAGTACATGGGAGACGGACTGGAAAAGGCGGCAGGAGATCGTCTGCGCCTCATTCTCGACCGGTTGACGACAAATCCCGTGATGGGCGTGATCGCCGGTATTTTGACGACCGTCCTCATTCAATCCAGCTCCGGTACAACGGTGTTGGTGGTCGGGTTTGTGAACGCCGGTTTGATGACTCTGCGTCAGGCCATCGGCGTCATCATGGGAGCGAACATCGGGACGACGGTGACCGCGTTCATCATTGGACTGAAAATTGAGGATTACGCGTTGCCGATTATTGCCCTAGGGGCGGTACTCCTCTTCTTTTTCAAATACGAACACATACGCAATATCGGACAAATCATTTTCGGCTTCGGCATGCTGTTTTACGGACTGCAAACGATGGGGACTGGCTTAAAGCCGCTAAAAGATTTGTCTCTTTTTCAAGATCTGATGGTGGAATTGGGACAAAACCCCATACTCGGCGTTCTGGTGGGAACCGTCTTTACAGTCATCGTCCAGAGCAGCAGCGCCACCATCGGCGTGTTGCAGCAGTTGGCCGACGACGGTGGCGTGGCGTTGCGCACGGCGCTTCCCATTTTGTTCGGGGACAACATCGGAACGACGATTACCGCGGTACTCGCCTCCCTCGGCGCCTCTCTCGCCGCTAGGCGCGCTGCCCTTTCCCACGTCTTATTTAACGTCATCGGTACGATCATCTTTATATTGGCTCTACCGTTGTTCTATCCCCTCGTCACCTGGTTGGGAGAGATGACCGGAGCGGACATCCGGATGCAAATCGCGTACGCCCACGGTATCTTCAACTTCACGAACACATTGATCCAGCTTCCGTTTATCGGTGTTCTCGCCTACATCGTCACGAAAGTCATTCGCGGAGAAGAAGAAATCATCGAATACGGTGCCAAAAACTTGGACACCCGTCTTTTAAACAACCCTTCTGTCGCCTTGGGACAAGCGGCGAAAGAGCTGGACCGCATGGCACACCTCTCCTTCAAAGCGTTGAATAACGCCGCCGACTACTTCTTCCACGGCAAGTCGAGAGACTCGGAATTGGTGATGCAGCGGGAAGAAGTCATTAACGACTTGGAAAAGAAAATTTCGGACTATTTGACGCAAATATCGTCTAGCACTTTTTCCGCTGCTGAATCGAACCGGCATACGCTGTTAATGCAGACGATTAACGACATTGAACGCGTCGGAGATCACGCGACGAACGTTGTCGAATTAGGAAACTATAAGAAACGGCACAAGATCGTCTTTTCAGATGAAGCCTTTGCTGAGTTGCAGGAAATGTACGCTTTAACGCTGGACACGTTCGGTATGGCCATCGAGGCACTGAAACAGAATGACACAGAGTTAGCCCAAAAAGTTATTCAGAACGAGGAAAAAATTGACAAGATGGAACGAAAGTTCCGGAAGTCCCATATCGCTCGCTTAAACAACGGGCATTGCACGGGGAATGCGGGGGTTGCGTTCTTAGATTTTATCAGCAATTTGGAACGGATCGGCGACCACTCGATGAACATTGCCCAGTCGGTGTTGGGAGAGTATTGA
- the nrdR gene encoding transcriptional regulator NrdR → MRCPYCDHTGTRVLDSRPAHEGKSIRRRRECEACSRRFTTFETVEEKPLIVIKKDGSREEFNRDKLLRGLVRACEKRPVPYEELENLVSRIERDLQGTTEQEVSSRDIGEMAMEGLYHLDEVAYVRFASVYRQFKDINVFVKELEELLKKPTPFQKK, encoded by the coding sequence GTGCGATGTCCGTATTGTGATCACACCGGTACGCGCGTTTTGGACTCCCGTCCCGCTCATGAAGGGAAGTCTATTCGCCGCCGGCGGGAGTGTGAAGCGTGCAGCCGGCGATTTACGACATTTGAAACGGTAGAAGAAAAGCCGCTCATCGTCATTAAAAAAGACGGATCACGGGAAGAGTTTAACCGGGACAAGTTGCTGAGAGGACTGGTGCGGGCCTGCGAGAAGCGCCCTGTCCCCTATGAAGAATTGGAGAACCTCGTGTCCCGCATTGAGCGGGACCTGCAGGGAACGACGGAACAGGAAGTCTCCAGCCGCGACATCGGGGAGATGGCCATGGAAGGGCTGTACCACCTGGACGAAGTGGCGTACGTTCGCTTTGCTTCCGTGTACCGTCAGTTCAAAGACATCAACGTGTTCGTTAAAGAATTGGAAGAGCTGCTCAAGAAGCCGACTCCATTTCAAAAAAAGTAA
- a CDS encoding replication initiation and membrane attachment family protein: MNQTWRELSPNDSWSVVTERPLETAAVGVLVHLYQPIIGTDSVSLYMTLCVQGGAYAGSQSPPCTHRFLMNLLSLPLDQVLEARRRLEGVGLLKTYERREELGRSFQYEVIPPLEPRAFFQTDVLSITLMNRLGKERFRQVRERFCPERIRERDGFENVTKKFNDVFTSITASELTVRDESEYQPLLAELETASASEAERGPSFDGDELDWDFLKAQASPVGSIDHLTEEDRDQIRQWAFFYQLDVVALGKALQNPVLYDERNELQLEELHSYIKQEYRYRHGHPPDIRQVNAQRRTPSGRETEGDPSESVEEKHRRWLAKLSPLELLERYQRGGKVPEADVQLVEELVETYGLPFAVVNVLIEYVLLTNDYKLPRSLVEKMAGHWKRANVQTVEEAQELALKQLYRRERPKSTEIKNQKRRTAQRQNRAKSDGAKKPPVESEESRRKRQVRFEQLLGKLQQARSRGE, from the coding sequence ATGAACCAGACATGGCGAGAACTGAGCCCGAACGACAGTTGGTCCGTCGTAACGGAACGGCCCCTTGAGACAGCTGCAGTCGGTGTGCTCGTCCATTTGTACCAGCCGATTATCGGTACAGATTCCGTCAGCTTGTACATGACGTTGTGCGTGCAAGGCGGAGCTTATGCGGGGAGCCAGTCTCCGCCTTGTACGCACCGTTTTCTGATGAACTTGTTGTCCCTCCCGCTGGATCAAGTGCTGGAAGCGAGGCGCCGTCTGGAAGGCGTCGGGCTGTTAAAGACGTACGAGCGCCGAGAAGAACTGGGTCGGTCTTTTCAGTATGAAGTCATTCCGCCGTTGGAACCGCGCGCGTTTTTTCAGACGGATGTGTTGAGCATCACGTTGATGAACCGTTTGGGAAAAGAGCGTTTCCGCCAGGTGCGGGAACGGTTCTGCCCCGAAAGGATCAGGGAGAGGGACGGTTTCGAGAATGTAACAAAAAAGTTTAACGACGTGTTTACGAGTATCACGGCGTCTGAGTTGACGGTGCGAGATGAAAGCGAGTATCAGCCGCTTTTAGCTGAACTTGAGACAGCTTCTGCCAGTGAAGCGGAGCGAGGCCCTTCGTTTGACGGTGATGAGCTGGATTGGGATTTTCTGAAAGCACAGGCGTCTCCCGTCGGCTCTATCGACCACTTGACGGAAGAGGACCGGGATCAGATTCGTCAGTGGGCGTTTTTTTACCAGTTAGACGTCGTCGCACTGGGCAAGGCTCTGCAAAACCCCGTATTGTACGACGAGCGAAACGAACTCCAATTGGAGGAATTGCATTCGTACATCAAACAGGAATACCGCTACCGTCACGGACACCCCCCGGACATTCGCCAAGTGAACGCACAGCGGCGCACCCCAAGTGGGCGTGAGACGGAGGGCGATCCTTCCGAAAGCGTGGAAGAAAAGCACCGCCGCTGGCTGGCCAAGCTGTCGCCGCTGGAACTGTTGGAACGGTACCAGCGCGGCGGAAAAGTGCCGGAGGCGGACGTCCAGTTGGTGGAAGAACTCGTCGAAACGTACGGCCTTCCCTTCGCCGTCGTCAACGTGCTCATTGAATACGTCCTGTTGACGAACGATTACAAGTTGCCGCGGTCGCTCGTGGAGAAGATGGCTGGGCACTGGAAGCGTGCCAACGTTCAAACCGTCGAGGAAGCGCAAGAACTCGCGTTGAAACAGCTGTACCGGCGTGAACGCCCGAAGTCGACCGAAATAAAGAATCAAAAACGGAGGACTGCTCAAAGACAAAATCGCGCAAAGTCAGACGGTGCGAAGAAACCGCCAGTGGAATCAGAGGAAAGCCGGCGAAAACGGCAAGTGAGATTCGAGCAACTCCTTGGAAAGTTGCAGCAGGCGCGATCGAGAGGAGAGTAG
- the dnaI gene encoding primosomal protein DnaI — MDAFRQTIKSVLQEVSKQAVVDPEKRVEQLLAKPRMRRFQREHPELEKGAYLRSLNRLDQYIREWDHCDRCPGLENCPNLVRGHRPFLVPYAGYIDLRLSPCPLQRQMEEKKRRTNKIRSHYIPNDVLNVTFEKLELDATREEAIFAAMAFAAEYRPGEKRKGLYLYGDFGVGKSCIAGAMAQELAMRDISVYMVYVPEFFRELKESIQEGSSHQKVEELKRVSVLILDDIGAEGVSPWLRDEVLGSILQYRVSHNLPTVYTSNFTYDELEEHLAYSQKNGFEAVKAGRIMERIRHETEAYHVGGPNRRTAER, encoded by the coding sequence ATGGATGCCTTTCGGCAAACGATCAAATCCGTGTTACAAGAAGTGTCCAAACAAGCGGTTGTCGATCCGGAAAAGAGGGTTGAACAACTGTTGGCAAAACCGAGAATGCGCCGTTTTCAGCGGGAACATCCCGAGCTGGAGAAAGGCGCGTACCTTCGGTCGTTAAACCGGTTGGACCAGTATATTCGCGAGTGGGATCACTGCGACCGTTGTCCCGGGCTTGAAAACTGCCCCAACCTCGTCCGGGGCCACCGCCCGTTCCTCGTTCCTTACGCCGGCTACATCGACCTCCGTCTCAGTCCGTGCCCGTTACAGCGCCAGATGGAGGAGAAGAAGCGCCGCACAAACAAAATTCGCAGCCACTACATACCGAACGACGTGTTGAACGTCACCTTTGAAAAACTGGAGCTCGACGCCACGAGAGAAGAGGCGATATTTGCTGCCATGGCGTTCGCTGCCGAATACCGCCCGGGAGAGAAGCGAAAAGGGCTGTACCTCTACGGCGATTTTGGCGTCGGCAAAAGCTGTATCGCCGGGGCCATGGCGCAGGAGTTGGCAATGCGCGACATTTCCGTTTACATGGTGTACGTCCCCGAGTTTTTCCGGGAGTTGAAAGAATCCATTCAGGAAGGTTCTTCACACCAAAAAGTAGAAGAGTTGAAACGAGTATCCGTCCTCATCTTGGACGACATCGGAGCCGAAGGGGTGTCTCCTTGGTTGCGAGATGAAGTGTTGGGAAGTATTTTACAGTACCGTGTGTCCCACAATCTCCCGACTGTTTACACTTCCAACTTCACGTATGACGAACTGGAAGAACATCTCGCCTATTCGCAAAAAAACGGTTTTGAAGCTGTCAAGGCAGGGCGCATCATGGAGCGAATCAGACACGAGACTGAGGCCTATCACGTTGGCGGGCCAAACCGCCGTACGGCTGAACGCTAG
- a CDS encoding YciI family protein: protein MKIFAVLLPMRDEEKSNVYRPQHLDYLAKLREEGKILANGRFTDGAGGLVIYRADSYDTVKAYVENDPYVVHGARTYHIHEWEMVTGRGPLQN, encoded by the coding sequence ATGAAAATTTTTGCCGTGTTGTTGCCGATGCGTGATGAAGAAAAAAGTAACGTGTATCGTCCGCAACACCTCGATTACCTCGCTAAATTGCGAGAGGAGGGCAAAATTTTGGCGAACGGACGTTTCACCGACGGCGCAGGGGGACTCGTCATTTACCGGGCCGACTCGTATGACACGGTCAAAGCATACGTCGAGAACGATCCGTACGTCGTTCACGGGGCGCGGACGTATCACATTCACGAATGGGAAATGGTGACAGGCCGGGGTCCGTTGCAAAACTAG
- a CDS encoding HutP family protein: MDRWEPLLRGDIGKMAMMVTLLSDGREEKELVQAVRRRGYLIVTGKVGSMDPQKVVGSIESSVKRQALIDSDLYREEHALYHAMMEALLGISRGQISFGSVLRTVGLRYTVLRGLKSPNAKEEKDWIAVAMYGTIGAPAKGAEHEVMGLGINHI, translated from the coding sequence ATGGACCGGTGGGAGCCGTTGTTACGAGGTGACATCGGCAAAATGGCAATGATGGTGACGCTGCTCTCGGACGGTCGCGAGGAAAAAGAACTGGTGCAGGCCGTCAGGAGGCGCGGGTATTTAATTGTCACTGGCAAGGTCGGGTCCATGGACCCGCAGAAAGTCGTTGGCTCTATTGAATCGTCAGTAAAACGTCAAGCCCTTATTGACTCCGATCTGTACCGCGAAGAGCACGCGTTGTACCACGCCATGATGGAGGCGCTCCTCGGAATCAGCCGGGGGCAGATTTCGTTCGGCAGCGTATTGCGCACCGTAGGGTTGCGTTACACGGTGTTAAGAGGGCTGAAGTCTCCCAATGCCAAGGAAGAAAAGGATTGGATTGCCGTCGCGATGTACGGAACCATCGGGGCTCCGGCTAAAGGGGCGGAACACGAGGTCATGGGCCTTGGGATTAATCACATTTAA